The Euphorbia lathyris chromosome 3, ddEupLath1.1, whole genome shotgun sequence genome contains a region encoding:
- the LOC136221955 gene encoding pre-mRNA-processing-splicing factor 8A, translating to MWNNNGEPHIAPPGTVVPSIPPPPIPAQPSYTVLPPRNPPTPAEAEAKLEEKARKWQQLNTKRYSDKRKFGFVETQKEDMPPEHVRKIIRDHGDMSSKKYRHDKRVYLGALKFIPHAVYKLLENMPMPWEQVRDVKVLYHITGAITFVNEIPWVVEPIYLAQWGTMWIMMRREKRDRRHFKRMRFPPFDDEEPPLDYADNLLDVDPLEPIQLELDEEEDSAVYTWFYDHKPLVKTKLINGPSYRKWHLSLPIMATLHRLAGQLLSDLIDRNYFYLFDMESFFTAKALNMCIPGGPKFEPLYRDMEKGDEDWNEFNDINKLIIRSPLRTEYRIAFPHLYNNRPRKVKLCVYHTPMVMFIKAEDPDLPAFYYDPLIHPITSINKERREKKTHDDDEDDDFIMPEGVEPLLEETQLYTDTTAAGISLLFAPRPFNMRSGRMRRAEDIPLVSEWYKEHCPPSYPVKVRVSYQKLLKCFVLNELHHRPPKAQKKKHLFRSLAATKFFQTTELDWAEAGLQVCKQGYNMLNLLIHRKNLNYLHLDYNFNLKPVKTLTTKERKKSRFGNAFHLCREILRLTKLVVDANIQFRLGNVDAFQLADGLQYIFSHVGQLTGMYRYKYRLMRQIRMCKDLKHLIYYRFNTGPVGKGPGCGFWAPMWRVWLFFLRGIVPLLERWLGNLLARQFEGRHSKGTAKTVTKQRVESHFDLELRAAVMHDVLDAMPEGIKQNKARTILQHLSEAWRCWKANIPWKVPGLPVPIENMILRYVKSKADWWTNVAHYNRERIRRGATVDKTVCRKNLGRLTRLWLKAEQERQHNYLKDGPYVTPEEAVAIYTTTVHWLESRKFSPIPFPPLSYKHDTKLLILALERLKESYSVAVRLNQLQREELGLIEQAYDNPHEALSRIKRHLLTQRAFKEVGIEFMDLYSALIPVYEIEPLEKITDAYLDQYLWYEGDKRHLFPNWIKPADSEPPPLLVYKWCQGINNLQGIWDTSDGQCVVMLQTKFEKFFEKIDLTMLNRLLRLVLDHNIADYVTAKNNVVLSYKDMSHTNSYGLIRGLQFASFVVQYYGLVLDLLLLGLTRASEIAGPPQMPNEFITYWDTKVETRHPIRLYSRYIDRVHILFRFTHEEARDLIQRYLTEHPDPNNENMVGYQNKKCWPRDARMRLMKHDVNLGRSVFWDMKNRLPRSITTLEWENSFVSVYSKDNPNLLFSMCGFEVRILPKIRMTQEAFSNTRDGVWNLQNEQTKERTAVAFLRVDDEHMKVFENRVRQILMSSGSTTFTKIVNKWNTALIGLMTYFREATVHTQELLDLLVKCENKIQTRIKIGLNSKMPSRFPPVIFYTPKEIGGLGMLSMGHILIPQSDLRYSQQTDVGVTHFRSGMSHEEDQLIPNLYRYIQPWESEFIDSQRVWAEYALKRQEAQAQNRRLTLEDLEDSWDRGIPRINTLFQKDRHTLAYDKGWRVRTDFKQYQVLKQNPFWWTHQRHDGKLWNLNNYRTDVIQALGGVEGILEHTLFKGTYFPTWEGLFWEKASGFEESMKYKKLTNAQRSGLNQIPNRRFTLWWSPTINRANVYVGFQVQLDLTGIFMHGKIPTLKISLIQIFRAHLWQKIHESVVMDLCQVLDQELDALEIETVQKETIHPRKSYKMNSSCADILLFAAHRWPMSKPSLVAESKDVFDQKASNKYWIDVQLRWGDYDSHDIERYTRAKFMDYTTDNMSIYPSPTGVMIGLDLAYNLHSAFGNWFPGSKPLLAQAMNKIMKSNPALYVLRERIRKGLQLYSSEPTEPYLSSQNYGEIFSNQIIWFVDDTNVYRVTIHKTFEGNLTTKPINGAIFIFNPRTGQLFLKVIHTSVWAGQKRLGQLAKWKTAEEVAALVRSLPVEEQPKQIIVTRKGMLDPLEVHLLDFPNIVIKGSELQLPFQACLKIEKFGDLILKATEPQMVLFNIYDDWLKSISSYTAFSRLILILRALHVNNEKAKMLLKPDKSIITEPHHIWPSLTDDQWMKVEVALRDLILSDYAKKNNVNTSALTQSEIRDIILGAEITPPSQQRQQIAEIEKQAKEASQLTAVTTRTTNVHGDELIVTTTSPYEQSAFGSKTDWRVRAISATNLYLRVNHIYVNSEDIKETGYTYIMPKNILKKFICIADLRTQISGYLYGISPPDNPQVKEIRCIAMPPQWGTHQQVHLPSALPEHDFLNDLEPLGWMHTQPNELPQLSPQDLTAHARILENNKQWDGEKCIILTCSFTPGSCSLTAYKLTPSGYEWGRVNKDTGSNPHGYLPTHYEKVQMLLSDRFLGFYMTPDNGPWNYNFMGVKHTVSMKYGIKLGTPREYYHEDHRPTHYLEFSNLEEGDIAEGDREDTFN from the exons GAGCATGTGAGGAAAATTATCAG AGACCATGGGGATATGTCCTCCAAGAAATATCGGCATGATAAACGTGTGTATCTTGGAGCACTTAAATTCATTCCGCATGCCGTTTACAAGCTTCTTGAAAATATGCCAATGCCCTGGGAGCAGGTTCGGGATGTCAAGGTTCTGTACCATATTACTGGGGCCATAACATTTGTGAATGAAATCCCATGGGTTGTTGAGCCTATTTACTTAGCACAG TGGGGTACAATGTGGATCATGATGCGAAGAGAGAAGAGGGACCGGCGACACTTCAAGAGAATGAGATTTCCACCATTTGATGATGAAGAACCGCCATTGGACTATGCTGATAATTTGTTAGATGTTGATCCTTTGGAGCCTATTCAATTAGAGttggatgaagaagaagattcTGCTGTTTACACATGGTTCTATGACCATAAGCCTCTTGTTAAAACAAAGCTAATCAATGGTCCAAGTTATAGGAAGTGGCATCTCTCCCTTCCCATTATGGCAACTCTTCATCGGTTGGCAGGGCAGCTCCTTTCTGATCTAATTGATCGCAACTATTTTTACTTGTTTGACATGGAGTCCTTCTTTACAGCTAAAGCCTTGAACATGTGCATACCTG GTGGCCCAAAGTTTGAACCCTTGTACCGTGACATGGAAAAAGGGGATGAGGATTGGAATGAGTTTAATGATATTAACAAACTTATTATTCGGTCACCTCTGAGGACAGAATATAGAATCGCATTCCCTCACCTTTATAACAATCGGCCGAGGAAAGTAAAACTTTGTGTATATCACACACCCATGGTCATGTTCATCAAAGCTGAAGATCCTGATTTACCTGCATTCTATTATGATCCACTGATACACCCTATAACCTCCATTAACAAGGAACGTCGCGAGAAGAAGACtcatgatgatgatgaggatgatgatTTCATTATGCCAGAAGGAGTTGAACCTTTACTGGAAGAAACTCAGCTTTATACAGACACCACAGCTGCTGGAATTTCGCTGTTATTTGCCCCACGGCCCTTCAACATGAGATCAGGTCGGATGCGACGAGCTGAAGATATACCCCTTGTGTCTGAGTGGTATAAGGAGCATTG TCCTCCGTCGTATCCGGTGAAGGTTAGGGTGAGCTATCAGAAATTGTTGAAATGTTTTGTCTTGAATGAACTGCATCATCGACCGCCCAAAGCACAGAAAAAGAAGCATTTGTTTCGGTCTCTAGCAGCAACTAAGTTCTTCCAAACTACTGAACTTGATTGGGCTGAAGCAGGATTACAAGTTTGTAAGCAGGGATACAACATGTTGAATCTGTTGATTCACAGGAAAAATTTGAACTACCTCCATCTTGATTATAATTTTAACCTTAAGCCTGTGAAAACACTTACTACGAAGGAGCGGAAGAAGTCAAGGTTTGGTAATGCTTTTCATCTCTGCCGTGAGATTCTGCGTTTGACGAAACTTGTGGTGGATGCAAATATCCAGTTCCGCCTGGGTAATGTTGATGCATTCCAACTGGCTGATGGTTTGCAATACATTTTTTCTCATGTTGGTCAGTTGACTGGAATGTATCGGTACAAGTACAGACTGATGCGACAGATTCGAATGTGCAAAGACTTGAAGCATCTGATATATTACCGCTTCAATACTGGTCCGGTTGGTAAAGGACCTGGATGTGGATTTTGGGCACCAATGTGGAGGGTATGGTTGTTTTTCCTACGTGGTATTGTGCCTCTTCTAGAGCGTTGGTTAGGAAATCTTCTTGCCCGGCAATTTGAAGGGCGCCATTCAAAAGGAACAGCGAAGACTGTTACTAAGCAACGTGTTGAGAGTCACTTTGACTTGGAGCTTCGTGCTGCTGTGATGCATGATGTTCTTGATGCCATGCCAG AGGGTATCAAGCAAAACAAAGCTAGAACCATTCTGCAGCACCTTAGTGAGGCTTGGCGCTGTTGGAAAGCGAACATTCCCTGGAAGGTTCCTGGCTTACCTGTTCCTATTGAAAATATGATTCTTCGTTATGTCAAGTCAAAAGCAGACTGGTGGACAAACGTTGCTCACTATAATCGTGAGCGTATAAGGAGAGGAGCAACTGTTGATAAGACAGTTTGTCGAAAAAATCTAGGAAGGTTGACTCGCCTTTGGCTGAAGGCTGAACAG GAGCGTCAACATAACTATTTGAAAGATGGTCCATATGTCACCCCAGAAGAAGCAGTTGCTATTTATACAACAACTGTGCATTGGCTGGAGTCCAGGAAGTTTTCCCCAATcccatttcctcctctatcATACAAGCACGATACTAAGCTACTTATCCTTGCGTTGGAAAGGTTGAAAGAATCATACAGTGTAGCTGTGAGATTAAATCAACTACAGAGGGAAGAGTTGGGTCTTATTGAACAGGCCTATGATAACCCACATGAAGCTCTGTCAAGGATCAAGCGTCACCTGCTTACTCAGCGTGCCTTTAAAGAA GTTGGAATAGAGTTCATGGATTTGTATAGTGCTTTAATTCCAGTATATGAGATTGAACCTCTTGAGAAGATAACAGATGCATATCTTGACCAATATCTGTGGTATGAAGGTGACAAGCGACATCTCTTTCCAAACTGGATCAAGCCTGCAGATTCAGAGCCTCCGCCACTGCTTGTTTATAAATGGTGTCAAGGCATAAACAATTTGCAGGGTATTTGGGACACAAGTGATGGCCAGTGTGTTGTAATGCTTCAGACTAAGTTTGAAAAATTCTTTGAAAAGATTGATTTGACAATGCTAAACAG GCTTCTTCGTTTGGTTCTTGATCACAACATAGCTGATTATGTCACTGCAAAGAACAATGTTGTATTGTCTTACAAAGACATGAGTCACACCAACTCATATGGTTTGATACGTGGTCTGCAATTTGCTTCTTTTGTTGTCCAGTATTATGGACTTGTGCTAGATCTGCTACTTCTTGGACTGACTAGAGCGAGTGAGATTGCTGGTCCACCCCAGATGCCTAATGAATTCATCACTTATTGGGATACAAAAGTTGAGACTCGACACCCAATTCGGTTGTATTCAAGGTATATTGATAGGGTTCATATATTGTTCCGTTTCACTCATGAAGAGGCACGAGATCTTATCCAGCGCTATCTTACCGAGCATCCTGATCCAAACAATGAAAACATGGTTGGATACCAAAACAAGAAATGCTGGCCCAGAGATGCAAGAATGAGGCTTATGAAACATGATG TTAACCTTGGGAGAAGTGTATTCTGGGATATGAAGAACCGTCTCCCTCGAAGCATCACAACTTTGGAGTGGGAGAACAGCTTTGTTTCTGTTTACAGCAAGGACAATCCAAACTTGCTTTTCAGCAT GTGTGGGTTTGAAGTACGAATACTCCCTAAAATAAGGATGACTCAGGAAGCATTCAGCAATACCAGAGACGGGGTCTGGAATTTGCAGAATGAGCAGACTAAGGAGCGGACAGCTGTTGCTTTTCTACGTGTTGATGATGAGCATATGAAGGTGTTCGAAAATCGCGTGAGGCAGATTCTTATGTCATCAGGGTCAACTACTTTCACAAAAATTGTCAACAAATGGAATACAGCCCTTATAG GCTTGATGACTTATTTCCGCGAAGCTACTGTGCATACTCAGGAACTTTTAGATTTGCTGGTTAAGtgtgaaaataaaattcaaactcGGATTAAGATTGGTTTGAACTCAAAAATGCCAAGCCG ATTTCCTCCTGTTATTTTCTATACGCCAAAAGAAATTGGAGGACTTGGAATGCTGTCAATGGGTCACATATTGATCCCACAAAGCGACCTTCGTTATAGCCAGCAAACAGATGTTGGTGTAACCCACTTCAGGAGTGGAATGAGCCATGAGGAGGACCAGCTCATTCCAAATCTTTATCGTTACATTCAG CCATGGGAGAGTGAGTTCATAGATTCACAGCGTGTCTGGGCAGAGTATGCCCTTAAGAGGCAAGAAGCGCAAGCACAAAACAGGCGTTTAACACTTGAAGATCTGGAA GATTCTTGGGACAGGGGAATTCCACGAATCAACACTTTATTTCAGAAGGACCGTCACACTCTAGCATATGATAAAGGATGGAGAGTGCGGACAGATTTCAAGCAATATCAAGTTCTAAAACAGAATCCTTTCTGGTGGACTCACCAGAGGCATGATGGAAAATTATGGAACTTGAACAATTACCGAACTGATGTCATCCAAGCTCTTGGTGGTGTTGAGGGAATTCTGGAGCATACCTTGTTCAAAGGAACATA tttccCCACCTGGGAAGGTCTCTTCTGGGAGAAAGCATCTGGTTTTGAAGAGTCAATGAAGTATAAGAAGCTGACCAATGCGCAGAGGTCTGGTTTGAACCAAATTCCCAACAGGAGATTCACTCTGTGGTGGTCACCTACAATTAATCGGGCCAATGTTTATGTTGGTTTCCAAGTGCAGTTAGATCTGACTGGCATTTTTATGCATGGAAAGATTCCAACCTTGAAGATTTCACTGATTCAGATATTTCGAGCTCATTTGTGGCAGAAGATTCATGAGAGTGTTGTTATGGATCTCTGTCAAGTCTTAGATCAGGAGCTTGATGCTCTAGAAATTGAAACTGTGCAGAAGGAAACAATTCATCCAAGAAAGAGTTACAAGATGAACAGCTCCTGTGCAGACATTCTCCTTTTTGCTGCTCATAGGTGGCCTATGTCAAAACCTAGTCTTGTGGCCGAGTCAAAAGATGTCTTTGATCAGAAGGCTAGCAATAAATACTGGATAGATGTACAACTCCGATGGGGTGACTATGATTCTCATGATATTGAGCGGTATACAAGGGCAAAATTTATGGATTACACAACAGATAACATGTCAATATATCCATCTCCAACTG GGGTTATGATTGGGCTTGATCTGGCATACAATTTACATTCTGCATTCGGTAACTGGTTTCctggatcaaaaccattactaGCTCAGGCaatgaataaaataatgaaG TCAAACCCAGCTTTGTATGTCTTGAGGGAGCGTATAAGGAAAGGTTTGCAGTTGTATTCGTCTGAGCCTACAGAGCCGTACTTGTCATCCCAGAACTATGGTGAGATTTTCAGCAATCAGATCATATGGTTCGTTGATGATACCAATGTGTATCGTGTCACAATCCACAAGACTTTTGAAGGAAATCTTACAACAAAACCCATAAATGGTGCGATATTTATATTCAATCCAAGAACCGGTCAACTGTTTTTGAAG GTCATCCACACTAGTGTATGGGCTGGACAGAAGCGTCTTGGTCAACTTGCTAAGTGGAAAACTGCTGAAGAGGTTGCTGCTCTTGTTCGGTCTTTGCCTGTTGAAGAACAACCAAAGCAAATTATTGTGACTCGTAAAGGGATGCTTGATCCATTGGAGGTTCATTTGCTTGATTTCCCGAATATAGTTATTAAAGGAAGTGAGTTACAGTTGCCATTCCAGGCATGTTTGAAGATAGAGAAGTTTGGGGATCTAATTCTGAAGGCAACAGAACCACAAATGGTCCTGTTCAATATATATGATGACTGGTTGAAGAGTATATCATCATACACTGCATTTTCTCGACTCATTTTGATCCTTCGAGCACTTCATGTGAATAATGAAAAAGCAAAGATGCTACTGAAACCGGACAAAAGCATTATTACGGAACCACACCATATCTGGCCTTCACTAACAGATGATCAATGGATGAAGGTTGAGGTTGCTTTAAGAGATCTTATACTTTCTGACTATGCCAAGAAGAACAATGTGAACACATCAGCTCTGACACAATCCGAGATCCGTGATATCATTCTTGGAGCTGAGATCACTCCTCCTTCTCAACAAAGACAACAGATTGCAGAGATTGAGAAACAG GCAAAAGAGGCAAGCCAGCTCACAGCAGTTACTACAAGGACAACGAATGTGCATGGCGATGAACTAATTGTCACCACCACAAGTCCCTATGAACAGTCTGCTTTTGGTTCCAAAACGGATTGGCGTGTCAGAGCAATATCAGCTACAAATCTCTACCTTCGAGTCAATCATATATATGTAAATTCAGAGGATATCAAG GAAACtggatatacatatatcatgcCGAAAAACATTTTGAAGAAGTTCATATGCATAGCAGATTTGCGAACCCAAATTTCAGGGTACTTGTATGGTATAAGTCCCCCGGACAACCCTCAGGTAAAAGAGATCCGGTGTATTGCAATGCCACCCCAATGGGGGACTCATCAACAAGTTCATCTACCATCAGCTCTTCCTGAGCATGATTTCCTCAATGATCTGGAGCCTCTTGGATGGATGCACACCCAACCGAATGAGCTTCCTCAGCTGTCACCACAG GATCTTACAGCTCATGCCCGTATATTAGAGAACAACAAGCAATGGGATGGTGAGAAGTGCATTATATTGACTTGCAGTTTCACTCCAGGGTCGTGCTCATTAACTGCATATAAGCTAACTCCTAGTGGGTACGAGTGGGGACGTGTGAACAAGGATACAGGAAGCAATCCTCATGGTTACTTACCAACTCATTATGAGAAGGTCCAGATGTTATTGAGTGACCGCTTCCTCGGTTTCTACATG ACTCCAGATAATGGTCCTTGGAATTACAATTTCATGGGAGTGAAGCATACAGTGAGCATGAAGTATGGAATAAAGCTAGGGACACCAAGGGAGTATTACCACGAGGATCACAGACCAACTCATTACCTGGAGTTCAGCAACTTGGAGGAAGGTGATATTGCAGAGGGTGATCGGGAGGATACATTCAACTAA